The Triticum aestivum cultivar Chinese Spring chromosome 3A, IWGSC CS RefSeq v2.1, whole genome shotgun sequence genome includes a region encoding these proteins:
- the LOC123057621 gene encoding 16.9 kDa class I heat shock protein 1-like yields the protein MSIVRRSNVFDPFADLWADPFDTFRSIVPAISGGSSETAAFANARVDWKETPEAHVFKADLPGVKKEEVKVEVEDGNVLVVSGERTKEEEDKNDKWHRVERSSGKFVRRFRLPEDAKVEEVKAGLENGVLTVTVPKAEVKKPEVKAIQISG from the coding sequence ATGTCGATCGTGAGGCGGAGCAACGTGTTCGACCCCTTCGCCGACCTCTGGGCTGACCCCTTCGACACCTTCCGCTCCATCGTCCCGGCGATCTCAGGCGGCAGCAGCGAGACGGCCGCGTTCGCCAACGCCCGGGTGGACTGGAAGGAGACGCCCGAGGCGCACGTCTTCAAGGCCGACCTCCCCGGCGTGAAGAAGGAGGAGGTCaaggtggaggtggaggacggcaACGTGCTCGTCGTcagcggcgagcgcacaaaggaggaggaggacaagAACGACAAGTGGCACCGCGTGGAGCGCAGCAGCGGCAAGTTCGTCAGGCGCTTCCGCCTCCCCGAGGACGCCAAGGTGGAGGAGGTGAAGGCCGGGCTGGAGAACGGCGTGCTCACCGTCACCGTGCCCAAGGCCGAGGTCAAGAAGCCTGAGGTGAAGGCCATCCAGATCTCCGGCTGA
- the LOC123059907 gene encoding LEAF RUST 10 DISEASE-RESISTANCEUS RECEPTOR-LIKE PROTEIN KINASE-like 1.2 isoform X7 codes for MAPSCWFFLALWLPLVLVVVAAVQQVEAGCSGLAKRCGNLTISDPFWLNDWETGRPCGYPDFEVTCFNSSTPVLLSSVPLSYGFAIVNISYEEERLHVVDVGKLKLLNASSSCEFPVWNTTINLNLVLYNCTEQAGAAALARRQRELVPTRMRCGNGSEVYAKAGGRYSEETSGYSGYEGCDAAVTPVLGAYGKADAGDYKRLISHGFLLTWELPRDSKRTKTVFIVVGSLGAALALMVFVIYVLHQRRRKKKAMGSNEFMRSGSSMTTYSKDLELGGSPHIFTFEELEVATDGFSASRELGDGGFGTVYKGKLKDGRVVAVKRLYKNNYRRVEQFLNEVDILSRLLHQNLVILYGCTSRMSRDLLLVYEFIANGTVADHLHGSRSAERGLTWPLRLNIAIETAEALAYLHAVEIIHRDVKTTNILLDNNFHVKVADFGLSRLFPLEVTHVSTVPQGTPGYVDPVYHQCYKLTDKSDVYSFGVVLVELISSKPAVDMSRSHSEINLANMALNRIQNHEVVQLVDPELGYDTDPETKRTIDRVAEVAFQCLQMERDLRPSIKEVVEILTCVRDGDYQSKSMKKKASQKEDAHLLTEGLQFSPDTVIHRFDSQSTNHSVASNASGL; via the exons ATGGCTCCGAGCTGCTGGTTCTTCTTGGCCCTCTGGCTACCATTGGTGCTCGTGGTCGTGGCGGCTGTGCAGCAGGTGGAAGCAGGCTGCTCGGGCTTGGCCAAGAGATGCGGCAACCTCACCATCTCCGACCCTTTCTGGCTCAATGACTGGGAGACGGGAAGACCGTGTGGCTACCCGGACTTCGAGGTCACTTGCTTTAACAGCAGTACTCCAGTTCTACTCAGCTCTGTACCCCTCAGTTACGGCTTTGCAATCGTCAACATCTCTTATGAGGAAGAAAGGTTGCACGTGGTTGATGTAGGCAAGCTGAAATTGCTGAACGCCTCTAGCAGTTGCGAATTCCCGGTCTGGAACACCACCATCAACCTGAACCTCGTCTTGTACAATTGCACGGAGCAGGCGGGAGCAGCGGCTCTGGCACGCCGGCAGAGAGAGCTGGTGCCGACGAGGATGAGGTGCGGGAACGGGAGCGAGGTGTATGCCAAAGCGGGAGGCCGTTACAGCGAGGAGACGAGCGGCTACAGTGGCTACGAGGGCTGCGACGCTGCAGTCACGCCGGTGCTGGGCGCATACGGCAAGGCTGACGCGGGCGACTACAAGCGGCTCATCAGCCATGGCTTCCTCTTGACATGGGAGCTCCCAC GGGACAGTAAAAGGACGAAAACAGTTTTCATAGTAG TTGGATCACTAGGCGCTGCTCTTGCACTAATGGTGTTCGTCATCTATGTCTTGCACCAACGAAGGAGGAAGAAAAAAGCTATGGGTTCAAATGAGTTCATGCGAAGTGGATCTTCAATGACGACATACAGTAAAGACCTTGAGCTGGGTGGTTCTCCTCATATCTTCACTTTTGAGGAACTCGAAGTGGCTACTGATGGATTTAGTGCTTCAAGGGAGCTTGGTGATGGTGGCTTTGGAACTGTTTATAAAG GAAAACTCAAGGATGGGAGAGTAGTTGCGGTGAAACGCCTTTACAAGAACAACTACAGACGGGTTGAGCAATTCCTGAATGAGGTTGACATCCTATCccgcctgctccaccagaacctTGTCATCCTATATGGCTGCACGTCTCGGATGAGCCGTGACCTTCTCCTGGTGTACGAGTTCATCGCAAATGGGACCGTCGCGGACCATCTTCATGGATCCCGTTCGGCGGAACGAGGCCTCACATGGCCTCTGAGGCTGAACATTGCCATAGAAACGGCTGAAGCACTGGCCTACCTCCATGCAGTCGAGATCATACACAGGGATGTGAAGACAACCAACATATTACTGGACAATAACTTCCATGTCAAAGTTGCAGACTTTGGGCTGTCACGCCTGTTCCCGCTCGAGGTCACCCATGTCTCGACTGTTCCACAGGGCACACCGGGCTACGTCGACCCTGTGTACCACCAGTGCTACAAGCTGACCGACAAGAGCGACGTCTACAGCTTTGGTGTCGTGTTGGTGGAGCTGATATCCTCAAAGCCTGCTGTGGACATGAGCAGGAGCCACAGTGAGATCAACCTGGCCAACATGGCTCTCAACAGGATTCAGAACCATGAAGTTGTTCAGCTGGTTGATCCGGAGCTCGGCTATGACACCGATCCCGAAACGAAGAGGACGATCGACCGCGTGgccgaggtggccttccagtgcctgCAGATGGAGAGGGACCTGAGGCCGTCGATCAAGGAGGTGGTGGAGATCCTGACTTGCGTCAGGGACGGAGACTATCAATCTAAGAGCATGAAAAAGAAGGCTTCTCAGAAAGAGGACGCGCACTTGCTCACGGAGGGCTTGCAGTTTTCGCCTGACACGGTCATCCATAGATTCGATAGCCAGTCAACTAACCACTCGGTAGCATCGAATGCTAGCGGGTTATGA
- the LOC123059907 gene encoding LEAF RUST 10 DISEASE-RESISTANCEUS RECEPTOR-LIKE PROTEIN KINASE-like 1.2 isoform X5 has protein sequence MPPLQPPLLLLLLVASILELPAPAAAACSPKKCGDLNISYPFWLEEPGRPPCGSPSFQLNCNGSQALLSRSILGAYQVVQVFAENSSFLAVDRNLPLHDGCPKFWFNISLGLGLSPFVISKRNKELLVLDKCTEQKVTPPGFNRTGCANESFIRLGGEYGSHREPVLPACRLSVVPVLGFPGGDDYVRSMKQGFLLEWTVPSDNCPKCEASGGQCRYANDGTGFSCHCSGDVYPEMCGDSKRTKTVFIVVGSLGAALALMVFVIYVLHQRRRKKKAMGSNEFMRSGSSMTTYSKDLELGGSPHIFTFEELEVATDGFSASRELGDGGFGTVYKGKLKDGRVVAVKRLYKNNYRRVEQFLNEVDILSRLLHQNLVILYGCTSRMSRDLLLVYEFIANGTVADHLHGSRSAERGLTWPLRLNIAIETAEALAYLHAVEIIHRDVKTTNILLDNNFHVKVADFGLSRLFPLEVTHVSTVPQGTPGYVDPVYHQCYKLTDKSDVYSFGVVLVELISSKPAVDMSRSHSEINLANMALNRIQNHEVVQLVDPELGYDTDPETKRTIDRVAEVAFQCLQMERDLRPSIKEVVEILTCVRDGDYQSKSMKKKASQKEDAHLLTEGLQFSPDTVIHRFDSQSTNHSVASNASGL, from the exons ATGCCGCCGCTCCAGCCCCCTCTCCTCCTGCTCCTGCTCGTCGCTTCAATTCTCGAGCTGCCGGCGCCGGCCGCTGCGGCCTGCTCGCCCAAGAAATGCGGCGACCTGAACATCAGTTACCCGTTCTGGCTGGAGGAGCCCGGCCGGCCGCCCTGCGGCTCCCCGTCCTTCCAGCTCAACTGCAACGGCAGCCAAGCTCTCCTCAGCCGCTCCATACTCGGGGCCTACCAGGTCGTTCAAGTCTTCGCCGAGAACTCCTCCTTCCTCGCCGTGGACAGGAACCTGCCGCTCCACGACGGCTGCCCCAAGTTTTGGTTCAACATCTCGCTGGGTCTCGGGTTGAGTCCGTTCGTCatcagcaagaggaacaaggagctGCTCGTCCTCGACAAGTGCACGGAGCAGAAGGTGACGCCGCCAGGGTTCAACCGCACGGGTTGCGCCAACGAGTCTTTCATCCGCCTTGGCGGGGAGTACGGCAGTCACCGCGAACCCGTCCTGCCGGCCTGCCGTCTCTCCGTCGTGCCGGTTCTTGGTTTTCCGGGCGGCGACGACTACGTCCGGAGCATGAAGCAAGGGTTCCTGCTTGAGTGGACGGTGCCGTCGGATAATTGCCCCAAGTGCGAGGCAAGCGGCGGTCAGTGCAGGTACGCCAATGACGGCACCGGGTTTTCCTGCCATTGCTCCGGCGACGTGTACCCTGAGATGTGCG GGGACAGTAAAAGGACGAAAACAGTTTTCATAGTAG TTGGATCACTAGGCGCTGCTCTTGCACTAATGGTGTTCGTCATCTATGTCTTGCACCAACGAAGGAGGAAGAAAAAAGCTATGGGTTCAAATGAGTTCATGCGAAGTGGATCTTCAATGACGACATACAGTAAAGACCTTGAGCTGGGTGGTTCTCCTCATATCTTCACTTTTGAGGAACTCGAAGTGGCTACTGATGGATTTAGTGCTTCAAGGGAGCTTGGTGATGGTGGCTTTGGAACTGTTTATAAAG GAAAACTCAAGGATGGGAGAGTAGTTGCGGTGAAACGCCTTTACAAGAACAACTACAGACGGGTTGAGCAATTCCTGAATGAGGTTGACATCCTATCccgcctgctccaccagaacctTGTCATCCTATATGGCTGCACGTCTCGGATGAGCCGTGACCTTCTCCTGGTGTACGAGTTCATCGCAAATGGGACCGTCGCGGACCATCTTCATGGATCCCGTTCGGCGGAACGAGGCCTCACATGGCCTCTGAGGCTGAACATTGCCATAGAAACGGCTGAAGCACTGGCCTACCTCCATGCAGTCGAGATCATACACAGGGATGTGAAGACAACCAACATATTACTGGACAATAACTTCCATGTCAAAGTTGCAGACTTTGGGCTGTCACGCCTGTTCCCGCTCGAGGTCACCCATGTCTCGACTGTTCCACAGGGCACACCGGGCTACGTCGACCCTGTGTACCACCAGTGCTACAAGCTGACCGACAAGAGCGACGTCTACAGCTTTGGTGTCGTGTTGGTGGAGCTGATATCCTCAAAGCCTGCTGTGGACATGAGCAGGAGCCACAGTGAGATCAACCTGGCCAACATGGCTCTCAACAGGATTCAGAACCATGAAGTTGTTCAGCTGGTTGATCCGGAGCTCGGCTATGACACCGATCCCGAAACGAAGAGGACGATCGACCGCGTGgccgaggtggccttccagtgcctgCAGATGGAGAGGGACCTGAGGCCGTCGATCAAGGAGGTGGTGGAGATCCTGACTTGCGTCAGGGACGGAGACTATCAATCTAAGAGCATGAAAAAGAAGGCTTCTCAGAAAGAGGACGCGCACTTGCTCACGGAGGGCTTGCAGTTTTCGCCTGACACGGTCATCCATAGATTCGATAGCCAGTCAACTAACCACTCGGTAGCATCGAATGCTAGCGGGTTATGA
- the LOC123059907 gene encoding LEAF RUST 10 DISEASE-RESISTANCEUS RECEPTOR-LIKE PROTEIN KINASE-like 1.2 isoform X4, giving the protein MHPLWCALQSLKSSTPMSPSCWFLAFAWVWWLPLVLVAAEEQQVEGCSAKCGNLTISHPFWLTDWDTGRLCGSPGPPEFELTCYNSTYPLLPSSVPNNAGFAIMDMSYEERNLRVVDLRKLQLLHDPPSIFNSCLPIWNTSAKLGRQFKISPVNLELILYNCTEKAAATACREKELVQAKTMRCVNTSNTFVRAGVPYDRTGNYSGYALEGCDPIVLPVLGLPSGKTNASHYERLIQSGFLLKWELPPPHPPGDSKRTKTVFIVVGSLGAALALMVFVIYVLHQRRRKKKAMGSNEFMRSGSSMTTYSKDLELGGSPHIFTFEELEVATDGFSASRELGDGGFGTVYKGKLKDGRVVAVKRLYKNNYRRVEQFLNEVDILSRLLHQNLVILYGCTSRMSRDLLLVYEFIANGTVADHLHGSRSAERGLTWPLRLNIAIETAEALAYLHAVEIIHRDVKTTNILLDNNFHVKVADFGLSRLFPLEVTHVSTVPQGTPGYVDPVYHQCYKLTDKSDVYSFGVVLVELISSKPAVDMSRSHSEINLANMALNRIQNHEVVQLVDPELGYDTDPETKRTIDRVAEVAFQCLQMERDLRPSIKEVVEILTCVRDGDYQSKSMKKKASQKEDAHLLTEGLQFSPDTVIHRFDSQSTNHSVASNASGL; this is encoded by the exons ATGCATCCCCTTTGGTGCGCACTGCAATCTTTGAAATCTTCTACGCCCATGTCTCCGAGCTGCTGGTTCCTCGCCTTCGCCTGGGTTTGGTGGCTACCACTGGTGCTCGTGGCGGCTGAGGAGCAGCAGGTGGAAGGCTGCTCGGCCAAGTGCGGCAACCTCACCATCTCCCACCCGTTCTGGCTCACTGATTGGGACACGGGAAGATTATGTGGTTCACCTGGACCGCCGGAATTCGAGCTTACATGCTATAACAGCACTTATCCACTTCTACCGAGCTCCGTGCCCAACAACGCCGGCTTTGCAATCATGGACATGTCCTATGAGGAACGCAACTTGCGCGTCGTTGATCTGCGCAAGCTGCAATTATTACATGACCCACCCAGCATCTTCAACAGCTGCTTGCCGATCTGGAACACCTCTGCCAAACTGGGCCGCCAGTTTAAGATCTCCCCCGTCAACCTGGAACTCATCTTGTACAACTGCACGGAGAAGGCCGCGGCGACGGCATGCCGGGAAAAAGAACTGGTGCAGGCGAAGACGATGAGGTGCGTGAACACGAGCAACACGTTTGTTCGCGCAGGAGTGCCATACGACCGCACCGGGAACTACTCCGGCTATGCTTTGGAGGGCTGCGATCCAATCGTCTTGCCGGTGCTGGGCTTGCCGTCTGGCAAGACGAACGCGAGCCACTACGAGCGGCTCATCCAAAGTGGCTTCCTCCTGAAATGGGAACTGCCCCCTCCTCATCCTCCAG GGGACAGTAAAAGGACGAAAACAGTTTTCATAGTAG TTGGATCACTAGGCGCTGCTCTTGCACTAATGGTGTTCGTCATCTATGTCTTGCACCAACGAAGGAGGAAGAAAAAAGCTATGGGTTCAAATGAGTTCATGCGAAGTGGATCTTCAATGACGACATACAGTAAAGACCTTGAGCTGGGTGGTTCTCCTCATATCTTCACTTTTGAGGAACTCGAAGTGGCTACTGATGGATTTAGTGCTTCAAGGGAGCTTGGTGATGGTGGCTTTGGAACTGTTTATAAAG GAAAACTCAAGGATGGGAGAGTAGTTGCGGTGAAACGCCTTTACAAGAACAACTACAGACGGGTTGAGCAATTCCTGAATGAGGTTGACATCCTATCccgcctgctccaccagaacctTGTCATCCTATATGGCTGCACGTCTCGGATGAGCCGTGACCTTCTCCTGGTGTACGAGTTCATCGCAAATGGGACCGTCGCGGACCATCTTCATGGATCCCGTTCGGCGGAACGAGGCCTCACATGGCCTCTGAGGCTGAACATTGCCATAGAAACGGCTGAAGCACTGGCCTACCTCCATGCAGTCGAGATCATACACAGGGATGTGAAGACAACCAACATATTACTGGACAATAACTTCCATGTCAAAGTTGCAGACTTTGGGCTGTCACGCCTGTTCCCGCTCGAGGTCACCCATGTCTCGACTGTTCCACAGGGCACACCGGGCTACGTCGACCCTGTGTACCACCAGTGCTACAAGCTGACCGACAAGAGCGACGTCTACAGCTTTGGTGTCGTGTTGGTGGAGCTGATATCCTCAAAGCCTGCTGTGGACATGAGCAGGAGCCACAGTGAGATCAACCTGGCCAACATGGCTCTCAACAGGATTCAGAACCATGAAGTTGTTCAGCTGGTTGATCCGGAGCTCGGCTATGACACCGATCCCGAAACGAAGAGGACGATCGACCGCGTGgccgaggtggccttccagtgcctgCAGATGGAGAGGGACCTGAGGCCGTCGATCAAGGAGGTGGTGGAGATCCTGACTTGCGTCAGGGACGGAGACTATCAATCTAAGAGCATGAAAAAGAAGGCTTCTCAGAAAGAGGACGCGCACTTGCTCACGGAGGGCTTGCAGTTTTCGCCTGACACGGTCATCCATAGATTCGATAGCCAGTCAACTAACCACTCGGTAGCATCGAATGCTAGCGGGTTATGA
- the LOC123059907 gene encoding LEAF RUST 10 DISEASE-RESISTANCEUS RECEPTOR-LIKE PROTEIN KINASE-like 1.2 isoform X6 gives MFPWRLGPCLFVSVVVVVIVASTMPARMLVAAAAACEPERCGNVTVSAPFGVVSGYEENQCAQFGFQVHCTDGVPYLGYYERGFGVQILNIFYNNDSLLVSDVHKLGDFNLTGEGGCHVPKANTASKIGPPFSMSGLNRNLIFYNCAGAPSPATVRRAGLAATVCRNNTFVRAGGRYNATGVIAGSYHLPGCNVTAVPVLGAAGKVNASDYIELISDGFLLTWRPPSAAGSGDSKRTKTVFIVVGSLGAALALMVFVIYVLHQRRRKKKAMGSNEFMRSGSSMTTYSKDLELGGSPHIFTFEELEVATDGFSASRELGDGGFGTVYKGKLKDGRVVAVKRLYKNNYRRVEQFLNEVDILSRLLHQNLVILYGCTSRMSRDLLLVYEFIANGTVADHLHGSRSAERGLTWPLRLNIAIETAEALAYLHAVEIIHRDVKTTNILLDNNFHVKVADFGLSRLFPLEVTHVSTVPQGTPGYVDPVYHQCYKLTDKSDVYSFGVVLVELISSKPAVDMSRSHSEINLANMALNRIQNHEVVQLVDPELGYDTDPETKRTIDRVAEVAFQCLQMERDLRPSIKEVVEILTCVRDGDYQSKSMKKKASQKEDAHLLTEGLQFSPDTVIHRFDSQSTNHSVASNASGL, from the exons ATGTTCCCATGGCGCCTTGGGCCTTGCCTCTTCGTCTCCGTTGTCGTCGTTGTCATCGTCGCTTCCACGATGCCGGCACGGATGctcgtcgcggcggcggcggcctgcgagCCGGAGCGGTGCGGCAACGTGACCGTCTCAGCCCCGTTCGGGGTCGTCTCGGGCTATGAGGAGAACCAGTGCGCGCAGTTTGGGTTCCAGGTCCACTGCACCGACGGCGTCCCCTACCTCGGGTACTACGAGCGCGGGTTCGGTGTGCAGATCCTCAACATATTCTACAACAATGATTCCCTGCTCGTCTCCGACGTCCACAAGCTCGGCGACTTCAATCTCACCGGCGAGGGAGGATGCCACGTGCCCAAGGCCAACACCGCCAGCAAAATCGGCCCTCCGTTCTCCATGAGCGGCCTCAACCGGAACCTCATCTTCTACAACTGCGCCGGGGCACCGTCGCCGGCGACGGTGCGCCGAGCGGGGCTGGCGGCGACGGTGTGCCGGAACAACACCTTTGTCCGCGCAGGGGGGCGTTACAACGCGACGGGCGTGATCGCCGGCAGCTACCATTTACCGGGCTGCAACGTCACCGCCGTGCCGGTGCTTGGGGCGGCTGGGAAGGTGAATGCCAGCGACTACATAGAGCTCATCAGCGATGGATTCCTCCTCACATGGCGGCCGCCGAGTGCTGCCGGTAGCG GGGACAGTAAAAGGACGAAAACAGTTTTCATAGTAG TTGGATCACTAGGCGCTGCTCTTGCACTAATGGTGTTCGTCATCTATGTCTTGCACCAACGAAGGAGGAAGAAAAAAGCTATGGGTTCAAATGAGTTCATGCGAAGTGGATCTTCAATGACGACATACAGTAAAGACCTTGAGCTGGGTGGTTCTCCTCATATCTTCACTTTTGAGGAACTCGAAGTGGCTACTGATGGATTTAGTGCTTCAAGGGAGCTTGGTGATGGTGGCTTTGGAACTGTTTATAAAG GAAAACTCAAGGATGGGAGAGTAGTTGCGGTGAAACGCCTTTACAAGAACAACTACAGACGGGTTGAGCAATTCCTGAATGAGGTTGACATCCTATCccgcctgctccaccagaacctTGTCATCCTATATGGCTGCACGTCTCGGATGAGCCGTGACCTTCTCCTGGTGTACGAGTTCATCGCAAATGGGACCGTCGCGGACCATCTTCATGGATCCCGTTCGGCGGAACGAGGCCTCACATGGCCTCTGAGGCTGAACATTGCCATAGAAACGGCTGAAGCACTGGCCTACCTCCATGCAGTCGAGATCATACACAGGGATGTGAAGACAACCAACATATTACTGGACAATAACTTCCATGTCAAAGTTGCAGACTTTGGGCTGTCACGCCTGTTCCCGCTCGAGGTCACCCATGTCTCGACTGTTCCACAGGGCACACCGGGCTACGTCGACCCTGTGTACCACCAGTGCTACAAGCTGACCGACAAGAGCGACGTCTACAGCTTTGGTGTCGTGTTGGTGGAGCTGATATCCTCAAAGCCTGCTGTGGACATGAGCAGGAGCCACAGTGAGATCAACCTGGCCAACATGGCTCTCAACAGGATTCAGAACCATGAAGTTGTTCAGCTGGTTGATCCGGAGCTCGGCTATGACACCGATCCCGAAACGAAGAGGACGATCGACCGCGTGgccgaggtggccttccagtgcctgCAGATGGAGAGGGACCTGAGGCCGTCGATCAAGGAGGTGGTGGAGATCCTGACTTGCGTCAGGGACGGAGACTATCAATCTAAGAGCATGAAAAAGAAGGCTTCTCAGAAAGAGGACGCGCACTTGCTCACGGAGGGCTTGCAGTTTTCGCCTGACACGGTCATCCATAGATTCGATAGCCAGTCAACTAACCACTCGGTAGCATCGAATGCTAGCGGGTTATGA